A part of bacterium genomic DNA contains:
- a CDS encoding 2-C-methyl-D-erythritol 2,4-cyclodiphosphate synthase codes for LGHSDADVLLHAICDAMLGALALGDIGQHFPDTDLRFKDISSMSLLSKTNILIQSRGFSVINIDSTIILQKPKIAPYVEQMKKNVAEILGLSNDAVSIKATTSEGLGFVGAGEGIVAYAVALLGPKKI; via the coding sequence CTGGGGCACTCCGATGCTGATGTTTTATTACACGCGATCTGCGATGCTATGCTTGGCGCTTTAGCATTGGGCGATATCGGGCAGCACTTTCCGGACACAGATCTTCGTTTCAAAGATATCTCAAGTATGTCCCTGTTATCAAAAACAAATATACTTATTCAATCAAGAGGATTCTCAGTGATTAATATTGATTCCACGATCATTTTACAAAAACCTAAAATCGCGCCGTATGTGGAGCAAATGAAAAAAAATGTCGCGGAAATTTTGGGCCTGAGTAATGATGCGGTTTCAATCAAAGCAACCACATCTGAAGGATTAGGTTTTGTAGGTGCGGGTGAGGGTATTGTAGCGTACGCAGTCGCCCTGCTAGGGCCGAAGAAGATTTAG